In a genomic window of Oreochromis aureus strain Israel breed Guangdong linkage group 13, ZZ_aureus, whole genome shotgun sequence:
- the LOC116324856 gene encoding pantothenate kinase 1-like isoform X2 has protein sequence MKLINEKKPAFPWFGMDIGGTLVKLVYFEPVDITAEEEQEEVENLKSIRRYLTSNVAYGKTGVRDVHLELRNLTMCGRTGNLHFIRFPTQAMPRFIQMGRDKNFSSLHTTLCATGGGAYKFENDFRMMADLELLKLDELDCLIRGLLFVDRVGFNGHPECYYFQNPSDTQSCVKKPCTLDNPFPMLLVNIGSGVSILTVYSENNYKRVTGTSLGGGTFLGLCCLLTGCETFEEALEMASKGDSTNVDKLVKDIYGGDYERFGLQGSAVASSFGHMMSKEKRDSISKEDLARATLVTITNNIGSIARMCAVNEKIERVVFVGNFLRINTVSTKLLAYAMDYWSKGQLRALFLEHEGYFGAVGALMELLKTTEDP, from the exons CCTTCCCCTGGTTTGGTATGGACATTGGTGGGACTTTGGTCAAGTTGGTGTACTTTGAGCCAGTCGATATAACTGCAGAGGAAGAACAGGAGGAAGTGGAAAACCTCAAGTCAATCCGCCGCTACCTCACCTCAAACGTTGCCTATG GTAAAACAGGTGTACGTGATGTTCACCTGGAGCTGAGGAATCTGACCATGTGCGGCAGGACAGGAAACCTGCACTTCATTCGCTTCCCAACACAGGCCATGCCCCGCTTTATTCAGATGGGACGGGATAAGAACTTCTCCAGCTTGCACACAACACTGTGTGCCACTGGAGGCGGGGCTTACAAGTTTGAGAATGACTTCAGAATG ATGGCTGACCTGGAGCTGCTTAAGCTGGACGAGTTGGACTGCTTGATTCGTGGTCTGCTGTTTGTCGATCGGGTAGGCTTCAACGGACACCCTGAGTGCTACTACTTCCAGAACCCATCAGACACCCAGAGCTGTGTGAAGAAGCCCTGCACTTTGGACAACCCCTTTCCTATGTTGCTGGTCAACATTGGCTCAGGGGTCTCCATACTGACTGTGTACTCAGAGAACAACTACAAACGGGTGACTGGTACCAG TCTCGGAGGTGGTACATTCCTGGGGCTTTGCTGTCTGCTCACTGGCTGTGAGACGTTTGAGGAGGCTTTGGAAATGGCTAGCAAAGGTGACTCTACAAATGTGGACAAACTGGTGAAAGATATTTATGGGGGAGACTACGAGCGATTTGGCCTACAGGGCTCTGCTGTAGCATCGAG TTTTGGTCACATGATGAGCAAAGAGAAGCGAGACAGCATCAGTAAGGAAGACCTGGCCAGAGCCACTCTGGTCACCATCACTAATAACATAGGATCCATAGCACGCATGTGTGCAGTCAAcgag AAAATTGAGCGTGTGGTGTTTGTTGGGAATTTCCTCCGTATCAACACAGTGTCCACCAAGCTGCTAGCCTATGCCATGGACTACTGGTCCAAAGGCCAACTAAGAGCCCTCTTCCTTGAACACGAG GGTTACTTTGGAGCTGTGGGAGCACTGATGGAGCTGCTCAAGACAACAGAGGACCCCTGA